The sequence below is a genomic window from Nitrobacter winogradskyi Nb-255.
GACGTCGGCGGCGCGATCCGCATCGTGCAACCTGATTTCACTCCTGACCGGCTCGCGGCGGAATTATCCGCGCTGGCGGCCGGCCCGGCGCGGCTCGCGGCGATGGCGACGGCGGCGCGCACCGTGGGCCGTCTCGACGCCGCCGGGCGGCTGGCGGATCTGGTCATGCGCGTGGCGCGAACCGGCGCCTGATCGCTTGATGCAGACGCGCGCGGAAAACCGCTACACACTTTTCCTCATCCCGCTCTATAAGGCCAGGCACGGCTAGCGGGAATCACTCGGACGAGAGACGGACATGAGACTGCCGCGCGAAATCGGCCCCATCCACTTCGTCGGCATCGGCGGCATCGGCATGAGCGGCATCGCCGAGGTGCTGTGCAACCTTGGCTACACGGTGCAGGGCTCGGATGCTTCCGAGGGCGCCAACGTGGTGCGGCTGCGCGAGAAGGGCGTCAAGGTCACGGTCGGCCACAAGGCCGGGAATGTGAACGGCGCGGATGTGCTGGTCGTTTCAACCGCGATCAAGCGCGACAATCCCGAACTGATGGCGGCGCGCGCCCAGCGCATTCCGGTGGTGCGCCGCGCGGAAATGCTGGCGGAACTGATGCGGCTGAAAAGCTGTGTCGCGATCGCCGGGACACACGGCAAGACCACCACGACCTCCATGGTTGCGACGCTGCTCGACGCGGGCGATTTCGATCCCACGGTCATCAATGGCGGGATCATCAACGCCTACGGCACCAACGCGCGTCTGGGGGCCGGTGAGTGGATGGTGGTGGAAGCGGACGAGAGCGACGGCACCTTCCTCAAGCTGCCGACCGATGTCGCCATCGTCACCAACGTCGACGCCGAGCATCTCGACCACTTCAAGACGTTCGACGCCGTGCAGGACGCGTTCCGTTCGTTCGTGGAAAACGTGCCGTTCTACGGCTTCGCGGTGATGTGCATCGATCATCCGGTGGTGCAGGCCATGGTCGGCAGGATCGAGGATCGGCGTATCATCACTTACGGACAGAATCCGCAGGCCGATGTCAGGCTGGTCGATCTCGCGCCGAACGGTGGCGGCTCGCATTTCAAGGTCATGTTCCGCAACCGCAAGACCGACGCCGCGCATGAAATCTCCGATCTGGTGCTGCCGATGCCGGGTCCGCATAACGCGCTCAACGCCACGGCGGCGATCGCGGTGGCGCATGAACTGGGCATTACCGACGCGACCATCCGCAAGGCGCTCGCGGCCTTCGGCGGTGTCAAGCGCCGCTTCACCAGAACTGGCGAGTGGAACGGCGTCACCGTCATCGACGACTACGGCCATCATCCGGTCGAGATCGCGGCGGTGCTGAAGGCGGCGCGTGAGTCCACCGACGGCAGGGTCATCGCGGTGGTGCAGCCGCATCGCTATACGCGGCTGCAAGCACTATTCGAGGAGTTCTGCACCTGCTTCAACGACGCCGACACCGTAGTCGTCGCGGATGTCTATCCGGCGGGAGAGACGCCGATCGTGGGCATCGATCGCGATCACTTCGTGCTCGGCCTGCGCGCCCACGGTCACCGCGAGGTGGTGCCGCTGCCGGAATCCGCGGCGCTCGCGGGTATAATTGCGGATCTTGCGAAGCAGGGAGACTACGTGGTGTGCCTCGGCGCCGGCAACATCACGCAATGGGCCTATGCGTTGCCGGGCGAATTGAAGGCGCTGGGATGAGGAGATCAGACGATCGTCGGATACAAATCGTCCCATTCGGGATTCACCGCGACAATTGTCCGGACTTTCCAGGTACGGGGCCAGTGCTTGATGTTGTGTTCTCTCTGAATGGCGTTGCGGATATCGTCGAAGGTTTCGAAATAAACCAGTCGCTTCAGACAGTGCCGCTTGGTGAATCCAGCAACGAATCCGGACCGGTGTTCGAAGACGCGCCGAACGAGATCATTCGTCACGCCGACATAAAGAATGCCGTTCGGCCGATTGGTCAGGAAATAAACGTATCCGCCTTTCATGCAGGAATTCTGCAAGACGTGGATGGCCGGGACAAGCCCGGCCATGACGCGTTGAGAAGCAAGGCTTCCATCCGATACCTGCGTTCCACCGATCCGAAAGGCAACCTACACGTTCGTCATGGCCGGGCTTGTCCCGGCCATCCACGTCTTTTGAGTTATTAAGTCGGTAGGTGGTTTCAATGACCTTCCCCGACATCGTTCCGGAACTGAAATCGCGAATGCCGGACTTGCGCGGGCGGCTGCTGGCGAACGAGTCGCTGGCGCCGTTGACCTGGTTTCGCGTCGGTGGTCCGGCGCAGGCGTTGTTCACGCCGGCTGATGAGGATGACCTTGCTTATTTTCTGAGCCATCTGCCGGAGGAAATACCGGTCTGCTGCATCGGCGTGGGCTCCAACCTGATCGTGCGCGATCGCGGGCTGCCCGGCGTGGTGATTCGCCTGCCGCCACGCGGCTTCGGCGAGATCACGATCGATGGCGATGCCGTGCACGCCGGCGCCGCCGCGCTTGACAAGCGTGTCGCGGAAGCGGCCGCTGCTGCCAGCATCAGCGGGCTTGAATTCTACTTCGGCATTCCCGGCACCATCGGCGGCGCGCTACGTATGAACGCAGGCGCCAACGGCAGCGAAACCAGGGATGTTCTCGTCGAAGCCCGCGCGCTCAGCCGCCGTGGCGAAAGGATGACCTTCGACAATTTCGCCATGGCGTTTGACTATCGCAGCAGCGGAATAGATCCCTCCGTCATCTTCACCGGCGCGATGTTTCGTGGCCGTATCGCCGAGCCGCAAGCGATCCGTGCGCGCATGAACGAGGTGCAGGCTCATCGCGAGACGGTGCAGCCGATCCGCGAAAAGACCGGTGGCTCGACGTTCAAGAATCCGCCAGGTCAGAGCGCGTGGAAACTGATCGATGCCGCCGGGATGCGCGGTCATCGCGTCGGCGGCGCGCAGGTGTCGGACATGCACTGCAATTTTCTCATCAACACCGGAGAGGCAACCGCGCGCGACATCGAAACCCTGGGGGAGAGCGTACGCGAGCGGGTAAAACGGCATTCCGGTGTCGATCTGCAATGGGAAATCAAACGGATCGGATTGGGATAGGGCTCATGCGCATCACCATTCTGTTCGGCGGCAGCAACAAGGAGCGTCTGGTTTCAGTCGCGAGCGCGCAGGCGCTCCATCACGCATTGCCGGAGGCCGATCTGTGGTTCTGGAACCTTCGCGATGAAATCGTCGACGTGCGATCCGAAACGCTGCGGGATCATGCGCGGCCGTTCGAGGACGAGTTCGTTCCCGGCGGATCAGGCGCGCCGCTGGAGCGGGCGCTGGACAGGGCCAGGGCGGAGGATCGCGTGCTGGTGCTCGGCCTCCACGGAGGCCGCGCCGAGAACGGTGAACTTCAGGCGATGTGCGAGCTTCGCCGAATTCCTTTCACGGGATCGGGTTCGGCCGCCTCGCATCTTGCGTTCGACAAGGTGGCGGCCAAGCGGTTCGTGGCCTCGGCCGGGGTCCCCACGCCGGCGCACGTCTTGCTGGAGGACATTGACCACGCGCTGGCCGAACACGGCCGGCTGGTTGCCAAGCCCGCATGCGACGGATCGAGCTATGGCCTGATCTTCGTCAACGCGCCGCAGGATATCGTCACCGTCCGCGAGGCGGCGAAGACCGAGGACTATGTGATCGAACCTTTCGTGTCTGGCGTCGAGGCGACCTGCGGCGTGCTGGAGCATTCCGACGGCTCGGTCGTCGCGCTTCCGCCGGTCGAGATCGTGCCGGCCGAGGGCGCGTTCGATTACGCCGCGAAGTATCTGGCGAAGACGACGCAGGAGATCTGTCCGGGACGTTTTTCGCCGGAGATCGCCGCGCAGATCATGGATCACTCGCTGCGGGCGCATCGCGCGTTGTCCTGCCGCGGCTATTCCCGCACCGACTTTATCGTGACAGGCAATGGACCGATCTATCTGGAAACCAACACCCTGCCGGGCCTGACCGCGGCCTCGCTTTACCCCAAGGCGCTTCATGCGCAGGGGGTCGGGTTCGCTGATTTTCTGCGCGACCAGATCGTGCTCGCCGAAAAGGCCGTCCGTCCGAACCTCTAGCGGTTTCTTGGGACGCGGGAACCGGTTCGCCCCCGGCGGGAACCTGCCGGAGCCCCTCGGGTCCATCCGGCAGGTTGGCCCGAAAGTCGCAAGACATTCTTTTATCGCGCAAAAATGCGGTCTGTCCGCACCGCATTTACCTTTTGTTTACCAGCACGCCCCAAGGTTAACACTTGGCGGCGCGTGTGGCGTTTGGCTGCCGGGGCGCGACTGTTGCGGAACTTCCGCTTCCGACCGCATCGAGGGAACAGCGGACCTGCCGGAGGTCGGCGCCCCGCCCGGTATTCGCCGGGACGTTGTGCGTGCTCGCAAGGTTATTCGAGGTTCCTGCGTTCAGCGCCGCGGTTGGGGCGGGGCGGGGCGAAACGGTGACGAGCGCGCGCGATGAATGGTGGAGGACGCCTCGATCGGTCGTTGAGATTGCCGGGGTACAAGTCTGTCCTGTTGAGGGCGTCCGACCTGCTGAAGCAGGCCAACCTGCTCAGGTGGGCCGCCAGCGGCGCAGCCATCCTGTTGCGCGAACAGATCGACAAGCTGAAGCGCGCACGGGCGGAACGTCTGGACGCGCGCGCCAGAAATCCCAATCGTGCGATCGCCTTTATTGAACGCTACGTCCCGCGCCGGCTTGGCGCGATCATGACCGTCGTCGTGGTCGGCGGCAGCGCCGTGCTCGGCGTGGTGGCGGGCGGCCATGTCGATGAAGCCGTCGCGGCCCTGGACGACACGCGCAATGCGCTTGCCAACGCCGCGGGCTTCCGGATCACGTCCGTCACCGTCAATGGCCGCACGCAGTTGACGCAGGAGGAAGTGTTGGCCGCGGGCGGCGTCAACGGCCGTTCATCGCTGCTGTTCCTCGATGCCGCCGGCGTGCGCGACAGCCTGAAAGCCAATCCGTGGATCGCGGATGCAACGGTGCTGAAGCTCTACCCGGGCGCGCTCCAGATCGACATCACCGAGCGTCTTCCCTTCGCGCTGTGGCAGGAGAACGGCAAGCTCGCGGTGATAGCAGCCGACGGAATCGTGCTCACGCCACACGTCTCGCAACGCTTCGCGACACTGCCGCTCGTGGTCGGCAAGGGGGCGGAAACTCGCGCCAGGGATTTCCTCGCGCTGGTTGCGAACTATCCGGTGGTGAACAGCCAGCTCAAGGCCGCGATCTTCGTCGGCGAGCGACGCTGGAATCTGCGCCTCAAGGACGGACTCGACATCAGGCTTCCGGAGAACGACGTCGGCCGCGCGCTCGCCGCGCTGGTGAAGTACGACAGGGAGAACAAGCTGCTGTCGCGGGACATCACCGCAATCGACATGCGTTTTCCCGATCGCCTGACCGTGCGGCTCTCGGAAGAGGCCGCGAAGGCGCGCGAAGAGCAGCTCAAGAAGTCCAGCAAGAAGGCCGGCAGCGCATGACCAGCCTCGATTGCGGCCAGACCCCGAAAATGCGGCCCATGCAGCGCAACCGCAGCGCGCTGGTGGCGTCGCTGGACATTGGCACCAGCAAGATCGCCTGCATGATCGCAAGGCTGCGGCCGAGTGCGCCGAACGATGCGTTGCGCGGACGAACCCACGCGGTGGAACTGATCGGCTACAGCCAGATTCAATCGCGCGGCATGAAGGCCGGCGCCGTGACCGATCTCGCCCAGTGCGAGCAGGCGGTTCGCCAGGCTGTATCGCTGGCCGAGCAGATGGCGAAGGTCCGGGTCGAATCCGTGCTGTTGCCGGTATCGGCCGGGCGGTTGCAAGGCCAGTTGATCGAAGCGGCCTCCCACATTCAGGGCGGCGCGGTCACGCCGTCCGATATCAGCCGGGTCACGTCGACCGGAATGCATCACGCCACGGCGTCCGGACGCACCGTGCTTCATGCGCTGCCCGCCGGCTATTCGCTCGACGGCGTGAAGGGTATCCGCGACCCCCGTGGCATGGTGGCGCGCCGGTTCGGCGTCGACATGAACGTCGTGACCACGGAAGCGACGGTTGCGAAAAACCTGATGCTGGCGGTGGAGCGCTGCCATCTCACCGTCGAAGCGATGGCTGCCAGTCCCTATGTGGCCGGCCTGTCGGTGTTGACCGACGACGAGGTCGATCTCGGCGCCGCGGTCGTGGAGATGGGCGCGGGAACCACCACCATCGCGGTCTATTCAGCGGGACGCTTTATTTATGCGAGCGGTTTCGCCATCGGCGGACATCACGTCACCATGGATCTTGCCCGCGGATTGGGCGCGTGCATTGCGGATGCCGAGCGAATCAAGACGTTATATGGCACGGTGCTGACGGGTGGCTCGGATGTTCGCGAGCTGATGACGGTTCCCGCGGCCGGAGACAGTGACTGTGACGCGCCTCAGGTCGTGTCACGCGCGACCATCGCCAACATCGTTCGTCAGCGTGTCGAGGAGATTTTTGAGATGGTCAGGGACCGGCTCGCGGATTCCCCATTTGCTGCCGAGCCGCGCGCGCGCGTCGTGCTGAGCGGCGGGGCGTCGCAGTTGACCGGCGTTCCCGAACTCGCCTCGCGTGTTCTCGGCCGTCCGGTCCGCATCGGCCGCCCCCTTGGCTTCGGCCGCCTGCCCAACGAGGCCAAGAGCGCTTCGTTCTCCGTCCCCACCGGGCTGCTGGTGTACCCGCAATACGCACATCTGGAACATGTTGAGCCGCGGCGCACGCGGCAGGTTCGCACCGGGACGGACGGCTATTTCGGAAAGGTCGGACGATGGCTCCGGGAGGGCTTCTGATGAACTTTCCGCCGAATTGCAGATTCCCATCAACTCCGCGGTCGACGACCGCCGGCATAGCGACACCGCGCGTGTAATCGAGAGGCAACCATGACCATCAATCTCAACGTTCCCGATATTCACGAGCTGAAGCCGCGGATCACTGTGTTCGGCGTTGGCGGCGCGGGCGGCAACGCGGTCAACAACATGATCACGGCCGGGCTGGTCGGGGTCGATTTCGTGGTGGCCAATACCGACGCCCAGGCGCTGACCATGTCCAAGGCGCAGCGTATCATCCAGATGGGCACCCAGGTCACCCAGGGCCTCGGCGCGGGCTCGCAGCCCGATGTCGGCGCTGCCGCGGCGGAAGAGGTCATCGACGAAATTCGCGACCATCTCTCGGGCGCGAATATGGTGTTCGTCACGGCCGGAATGGGCGGCGGCACCGGCACCGGCGCCGCGCCCGTCATCGCCAAGGCCGCGCGCGAAATGGGGATTCTGACCGTCGGCGTCGTCACCAAGCCGTTCCACTTCGAGGGTCAACGGCGCATGCGCACCGCCGACTCAGGGATTGGTGAGCTGCACAAGGTGGTCGACACGCTTCTGATCATTCCCAATCAGAACCTGTTCCGGGTCGCGAACGAGAAGACCACCTTCGCCGACGCCTTCGCGATGGCCGATCAGGTGCTTTATTCGGGAGTCGCCTGCATCACCGATCTCATGGTGAAGGAAGGCTTGATCAACCTCGACTTCGCCGACGTCCGCGCCGTGATGCGCGAGATGGGCAAGGCGATGATGGGCACCGGGGAGGCTTCCGGCGAGAAGCGCGCGCTCACCGCCGCCGAAGCCGCGATCGCCAATCCGCTGATCGACGATAGTTCGATGAAG
It includes:
- the murC gene encoding UDP-N-acetylmuramate--L-alanine ligase, which codes for MRLPREIGPIHFVGIGGIGMSGIAEVLCNLGYTVQGSDASEGANVVRLREKGVKVTVGHKAGNVNGADVLVVSTAIKRDNPELMAARAQRIPVVRRAEMLAELMRLKSCVAIAGTHGKTTTTSMVATLLDAGDFDPTVINGGIINAYGTNARLGAGEWMVVEADESDGTFLKLPTDVAIVTNVDAEHLDHFKTFDAVQDAFRSFVENVPFYGFAVMCIDHPVVQAMVGRIEDRRIITYGQNPQADVRLVDLAPNGGGSHFKVMFRNRKTDAAHEISDLVLPMPGPHNALNATAAIAVAHELGITDATIRKALAAFGGVKRRFTRTGEWNGVTVIDDYGHHPVEIAAVLKAARESTDGRVIAVVQPHRYTRLQALFEEFCTCFNDADTVVVADVYPAGETPIVGIDRDHFVLGLRAHGHREVVPLPESAALAGIIADLAKQGDYVVCLGAGNITQWAYALPGELKALG
- a CDS encoding GIY-YIG nuclease family protein; amino-acid sequence: MAGLVPAIHVLQNSCMKGGYVYFLTNRPNGILYVGVTNDLVRRVFEHRSGFVAGFTKRHCLKRLVYFETFDDIRNAIQREHNIKHWPRTWKVRTIVAVNPEWDDLYPTIV
- the murB gene encoding UDP-N-acetylmuramate dehydrogenase; translation: MTFPDIVPELKSRMPDLRGRLLANESLAPLTWFRVGGPAQALFTPADEDDLAYFLSHLPEEIPVCCIGVGSNLIVRDRGLPGVVIRLPPRGFGEITIDGDAVHAGAAALDKRVAEAAAAASISGLEFYFGIPGTIGGALRMNAGANGSETRDVLVEARALSRRGERMTFDNFAMAFDYRSSGIDPSVIFTGAMFRGRIAEPQAIRARMNEVQAHRETVQPIREKTGGSTFKNPPGQSAWKLIDAAGMRGHRVGGAQVSDMHCNFLINTGEATARDIETLGESVRERVKRHSGVDLQWEIKRIGLG
- a CDS encoding D-alanine--D-alanine ligase family protein; the encoded protein is MRITILFGGSNKERLVSVASAQALHHALPEADLWFWNLRDEIVDVRSETLRDHARPFEDEFVPGGSGAPLERALDRARAEDRVLVLGLHGGRAENGELQAMCELRRIPFTGSGSAASHLAFDKVAAKRFVASAGVPTPAHVLLEDIDHALAEHGRLVAKPACDGSSYGLIFVNAPQDIVTVREAAKTEDYVIEPFVSGVEATCGVLEHSDGSVVALPPVEIVPAEGAFDYAAKYLAKTTQEICPGRFSPEIAAQIMDHSLRAHRALSCRGYSRTDFIVTGNGPIYLETNTLPGLTAASLYPKALHAQGVGFADFLRDQIVLAEKAVRPNL
- a CDS encoding cell division protein FtsQ/DivIB, which translates into the protein MNGGGRLDRSLRLPGYKSVLLRASDLLKQANLLRWAASGAAILLREQIDKLKRARAERLDARARNPNRAIAFIERYVPRRLGAIMTVVVVGGSAVLGVVAGGHVDEAVAALDDTRNALANAAGFRITSVTVNGRTQLTQEEVLAAGGVNGRSSLLFLDAAGVRDSLKANPWIADATVLKLYPGALQIDITERLPFALWQENGKLAVIAADGIVLTPHVSQRFATLPLVVGKGAETRARDFLALVANYPVVNSQLKAAIFVGERRWNLRLKDGLDIRLPENDVGRALAALVKYDRENKLLSRDITAIDMRFPDRLTVRLSEEAAKAREEQLKKSSKKAGSA
- the ftsA gene encoding cell division protein FtsA; translation: MTSLDCGQTPKMRPMQRNRSALVASLDIGTSKIACMIARLRPSAPNDALRGRTHAVELIGYSQIQSRGMKAGAVTDLAQCEQAVRQAVSLAEQMAKVRVESVLLPVSAGRLQGQLIEAASHIQGGAVTPSDISRVTSTGMHHATASGRTVLHALPAGYSLDGVKGIRDPRGMVARRFGVDMNVVTTEATVAKNLMLAVERCHLTVEAMAASPYVAGLSVLTDDEVDLGAAVVEMGAGTTTIAVYSAGRFIYASGFAIGGHHVTMDLARGLGACIADAERIKTLYGTVLTGGSDVRELMTVPAAGDSDCDAPQVVSRATIANIVRQRVEEIFEMVRDRLADSPFAAEPRARVVLSGGASQLTGVPELASRVLGRPVRIGRPLGFGRLPNEAKSASFSVPTGLLVYPQYAHLEHVEPRRTRQVRTGTDGYFGKVGRWLREGF